CAGCCTTTCCGACTGCCTTTGTGTTAAAACATACCAATGGGACCCAGAATGTGTCCATGCTCCTTAAAGTGAACAAAAATGTCTATCACAGCAATTTCAAGTtgttactttatttaaaacccCTCATAGTCAGCATCTATCTCACTAATCATCCCCAAGCAAACATATCAGGTTTTAAATTATCTATACCACCTACTGACCCACTTGTGTTAGCGCACGGCTCTCACCATCGTTTTAGATGAAACTCTAACTGCAGGTTACATGTCCTTACAAACACAAGTTATTGTTAATCCAGAAAGAGTTTTTCCTATCAAGCCAGCGCTCACATACTTTCCGAACACATGTTGAAGGAGTCTGAGAGATCAAGGAAGATGTATTTCTTTTGAGTGATGAGCCCTGTAGTCAGGGAttaccttctttttttttagcacagaGACGTCAGGAAATATGTTATATTTGGAATCCATTTTTTTAGTCGATAAAAATTCCCAATACTCCCATCCATTCTTCTATTATAGTGTCTACGATTATCAGTCTTTTTAAGTTAGTTATGGAGAGTAGTCATGTGGCGCCAACATGCCGAAGTCTTCAAAAATAAAGCTGAGAGTTGAATGCTTTGTTGCGTGATATATTTTCAAGGGTTGAAAGCAAAGACTAGGTCAGTTCACTTAAAGTTCACAGAGCTAAATCCAAGAAGTAGACTGGCCTCGTTATTTACACAAGACAAATTGCACAGCTTTTGTTATGAAACATATTCATATGCAATTATGAGGGAATTATGGAGAAATCCCCCATGAGAATTTATCATAATTAGAATTGCTTTGCAGTTTTTCATAAAGAATTGACTGATGTTATAATGTTTAATCGGATAGTGTTTACGTGTCACTTGCCACTCTAAATCATACTCCGATTCCTTCCTAGGAGAGCAAGCACGCTGCTGCCAGCTGTTTCACTGCATGCCGAGAAAGGCTGTCAAGGCGGCTTAAGGAGAGAGACGATTTTATgtagaaatgtaattattagCCCGTCTGCATAATCAGGATATCTCCAACTGACCTTAAACTCTCTGGGGGAAACCAATCTTTGAACTGATATGAAATGCTCACTCATGTGTTTCAACAATCTAGATATTCATTTGGTTTTTCAGTTACTACACTGGAGACGAGACAAAAATATCTCTAAtagcaaacaaataaatctgttctttctgttctgttcaacATTGTCTCTGTAAGACATTGTTTGTGGCTGTTAAATAGTCCAGTTCATCTTTCTGTTAAACGGTCCCTTGTTAATTCCTATAAATCTTGTGTTCTGGAAATCACTGCCATTGGCAGATTTAATATTTATCTCTCTGATCCTGCAGAGTAACAAAGATCCCATTATTAAAAACCACTGAGGTATATCACGCTAGATTTATTGTAATGTCTCAGTGTGCTGCGCTCTTTTTCAGTGGGGATACACATTGTTCAATGAAGAGTCTGTTTATCGCATCTGTCAAAAACTTAAGCAATTTTTGTGACCAGTACACCTGCAAATGGCATACTGCCTGCAGGGCGGAAATATTTAAATAGCCTAATACTGGCCAGCATCATACTGCATAACTAATGTATGGTTTTACTGTGTGGGTGCCTCTCAGTTGTGATTAGGTCACTTCAgagataatatttattttttttcctccgcCAAAAGGTATTTAAATCACAATTAATTATATGCATGACAACCTGCAACTCCATTAGTAATCCCACAGTACGGTATATAAAGCATCGCATGACAATCAGCAATATTCTACAATTATTTCATTCACTTTTCATTGATATAAAAGAAATACTAAAGccaaaaatgcatttcatttgttttgactCCAGGTGAATTTAATGGGTATAAAGATATACCAAAGATGGTGGGCCTTATAATATTGTGAAAAGCTTGATCTAGTCTAAAACTAATGAAACGATCACTTGTTCACATAATTTGAAGGAATTCATAACTTGACAGTTATTTGGGTAAAGGAGAGAATTGCCCAATTCCATACTCCATCATATTGTACTTATCATACTTGACAATAtatgatgaaatgattaatcaaacTTAGTGGATGCAGCTGAATGTGAATTTTCTCTCTGAGTTACTCAGGGACGAATCATTGGCATTCAAGATGTGCCATGAGTGTGCTAGTGTGAGAGCCGACATTAAAGTCAACCAGATTTAGGTTGGCATTCTTTTGACTGACTCTTTTGACCGGCTCCCCTTAGGCTTCCACAGAAATGCCTGAAGCAAAAGCTAGTCAGTAGCTGCTTCTGCACACTGCACGCCGTGTCACGACACTGACAAAACCCATTACACAGAAAACGCAAAGTTTCAAGATTCTTTGATACTTTGACTCCTTTCACTTCCCAATCCCTGCCCTCATCCCCTCTTTGCCTCTCCCTGTCTACTGCTCTCTTCTCTCCAGAGCAGAGCAACAACTTCTGAAAATCTCTTTATTTTGTAGTACAGTAAATTCCATCCATTGTGACTCACACCTGTAGCCTCTTAGACCTCCCTTAATATTTTTTGGTTTACATTGTTGACGCCATTACAGATCAGAAAACACGAGGCAAGGCAGGCAGATCCGATCCCATAATTGTTAAATGCAGGATCTCGCCACTTTGTGAGCAGGAGAATTAAGTTGCGAAAGGCCCAGCAGGGATCCAGTGAAGAAATGAGAGACTGAATTGGGTGAGACTAATTGCATCTGCAGGGGAAAAACCTTGCAGTGCAGCCagtttcattaatttatttaatgatgAGCAATTAAAACAATTCCCACAGTTGGCAGgtgtatgttttctgtgtgaactgtaataacttaaTTACCAGTTTTGCAACTAATAGTATGAATGTTGATACTCACAGTGCCCTTAATAAAggtttttttgatattttgcaaAGACTAATTCAAGtaacaaacaaaatcattttggtGTCTTTTACGTTTTCCAGGTGGCCAACCTGCTGCGACTCTTCCAAATCCCGCAGATCAGCTATGCCTCCACCAGTGCCAAGCTCAGCGACAAGACCCGCTATGACTACTTTGCCCGCACCGTGCCCCCTGACTTCTACCAGGCCAAGGCCATGGCAGAGATCCTGCGTTACTTCAACTGGACGTATGTATCAACGGTGGCATCAGAAGGTGACTATGGTGAGACCGGCATTGATGCCTTCCAACAGGAGGCTCGTGCACGCCAGATCTGCATCGCAACTTCTGCCAAGGTGAGCCGCTCTATGAGCCGCTGGAGTTATGAGAATGTGATCCGCTCCCTGCAGCAGAAGTCCAACGCCAAGGTGGTCATCTTGTTCACGCGCAGCGAAGATGCCCGTGAGCTGCTGGTGGCAGCCAACCGCATGAATGTCACCTTTACATGGGTGGCCAGTGATGGCTGGGGAGCACAGGAGAGTGTGGTGAGAGGCAGTGAGGCTGTGGCTGACGGAGCGTTCACCATTGAACTGGCTTCCTATCCGATCCCCCAGTTTAATGACTACTTCACTGCGCTACACCCGTACAACAACACCCGCAATCCCTGGTTCAGAGAGTTTTGGGAGAACCAATTCCAATGCAGCCTCCATGATCTGGGTTGTGGGAAGCACTCACTCCGCGAGACTCCGTTTCAGCCAGAATCCAAGATCATGTTTGTAGTGAATGCTGTCTATGCAATGGCTGCTGCTTTACACAACATGAGGCAGGCCTTATGCCCCAACTCCACCAAGGTGTGTGATGCTCTTAAACCTGGCAACGGCAGGAAGTTTTACAGGGACTACATTCTCAAGGTCAAGTTTGATGGTGAGTTAAGTTGTGACGAACTACTATAATTACAGTGTTGCTCAACAGATGTGAATCCTCACGATGAAAAGCAgcttccttttctctcattatTCCATCATCTGTATAAAACTCCATACGCACCTCAATATCATTTAATTTCCCCAAGTGCACTCTGCATGTGTATGCTGACAAATTGGGTTATATCAATTTAGATTCATTGTACCAATTCATATAAAATGTTGACTTAGTGCAAGAGTGACTCTACATGTTTatacactgcagcagcagataaGCTCTGTAATGATTCAATTTGCAAAGATGAAACAATTTCCTCACCCTCACGCTTGGAGGCTTCTTTTTTCATGTATCTTGAGTTCAGTGTGAAAAGAGAGGGAGTTCTTAAGTTTGAAATCTGCAGATATCGATCGCGCAAAAATTACTTGTTTTCTGCTTGTCTAATCAAAGCTGCAACACAAAAGGTGTAACAGCATTTGCAtcaacacatccacacatcacAAATGACAGCGCTCTCACTTTTGGAAATGAGCTGTATTGTCTCATGCTTCGATTTATGGAAATACTGACATTTCCATTGATTGGAGATAGAGGTAGACATGTGCTCTCATCCAGCTGTGCTTTGCTGCTCCTcacaaattgtaaaaaaaaaaaaaaaaaaaaaaaaatatatatatatatatatatatatatttccaaTGGATTTTACTATCCAGAGTCTGAAAATTGGATTGGAGGCCTTAAATTAGTCAGTCCCTGCTGGCATTACAACACcctcagcagaaaacacacagaaacaggtgGACCACTAGATTTTGAGATAATTAGATATAACAGGTTACTGTTAGATGTAAATTGAAGTGCTACATAATATCCTACAACACATGACATAATGTGTCATGCTATTCACAATTATTGTATGTTTCACAAATAAATGATACAAACATAATTAGAGCTGAACCGATGGAAGTTGATTCATCTCTAAATAGAAAAATGGCAACTACAGTATGTAGTATGTAGacaaaattacaatttaataattgaaaaaagTAATCTGTAAATACTTGATactgaaaatatgttttagttGCAGCCCTTAGTACACTAATTCTTGACCAGGAGTGCAGACATCTTTCACTGCTACTTCTATGTAAGTCAATTTAAACTGAATAATGATGGTGTAGAGGAGTTGATTTCATGAGGAATATAGAACCATATCTTATATAATCTGCAATCTGTCTGAAATTTCCATTCCTATCTTTTCCAGTGACTCAAACTGTGGCCTCCATCATGTAAATTGACAATTTGCACCTGTGTCCCATCACAGACACTATTCAGTCTATCCTGCcagacaaataaaatgtcaggaGAGGCATGGGAAAAAAGCAAAGACATAAATGAGATTGTTCTAACACAAGATATCGTATCTGTAAGATAGGAGTTCATGGTGTGCAGTCTTGTTACGCCAAAACAACTGAGTCCAACTGTcacaaattttaaaaacagaagttgatatttatgcttttcttttacttggacattttttttttttattgtagcaCTCACCATGGGACGCCCTTATACCTGTTATTCTCTAAcactcttgttttcttttcaccttCAGCACCATTTCgtccaccagacacagagaatGTAGTGCGCTTTGATGCCTTTGGGGACAGCCTTGGCCGTTACAACATTTTCCACTACCACAAAGAAGGTGAACGCTATGTCTACCGTAAGGTCGGCTACTGGGCTCAGAGCCTGACCCTGAACACCAGCCTGATCCCCTGGGCTGGCCAGGTTGCACCAACCTCCCAATGTAGTGACCCCTGCAGGAAGAATGAGGTGAAGAGTATGCAGCCTGGAGATGTATGCTGCTGGATCTGTATCCCCTGTCAGCCCTACCAGTTTTTACAGGATGAGTTCACCTGTGCTGACTGCAGCTTTGGACAGTGGCCCCTGGCCAACCTGACAGGCTGTTATGATCTGCCTGAGGAGTACATCCGCTGGGAAGATGCCTGGGCCATTGGACCCGTCACCATTTCCTGTCTAGGGATGATGTGTACGCTCTTCGTCATTGGCCTCTTCCTTAAACACAATGAGACACCCGTTGTGAAGGCCAGTGGACGTGAGCTCTCCTACATTCTTCTGCTGGGAGTGTTGATGTGTTATAGTATGACCTTCATCTACATTGCCAAACCTTCCACTGCAGTTTGCACACTGCGTCGGCTAGGCTTAGGCACCTCCTTTGCTGTGTGCTACTCAGCCCTCCTTACCAAGACCAATCGCATCGCTCGGATCTTCAGTGGGGTGAAGGATGGAGCCCAGCGGCCTCGATTTATCAGCCCAGCCTCGCAGGTTGCCATCTGTGGTGCTCTGATCTCCTGCCAGCTGGTTGTGGTGGTAGTCTGGCTGCTGGTTGAGGCCCCAGGAGTGAGAAAGGAAGTGAGTCCTGAGAAGAGAGACGTGGTCACCCTCAAGTGTAACAGCAAGGACTCCAGCATGCTAATGTCTCTCATCTACAACTGCATTCTCATTATCCTCTGCACGGTCTACGCCTTCAAGACCCGCAAATGCCCCGAGAACTTCAACGAGGCCAAGTTCATCGGATTCACCATGTACACCACCTGCATCATCTGGCTGGCTTTCCAGCCCATTTTCTATGTTACTGCCAGTGACTACAGGGTAAGTTAATTTACACTTGCTTCATTCCTAAACGAACCACATGCTGTGGCAATGATGGGTATTAAATTATTTGTTCAGATAACTTTAGGTTCTTAATATGAGCAGAATACATCCAAGCAGATAATGACTTCTTCTGAGGTTGAATGGAGTTCACAAACTCATGTCGGCTAGTATTGATTGAGCTGTCAGCCATGTCTGTGTCTGCGTTGCTTGTGGTTCTTAGGAATATATATTCTTTATCAAAGCTTTGCtttaattttcataattaaCTGCATGCTAGATCATCAGGTGCTCTTCAACACAAGAACTTTAACACCTTTATTTTgccttaaatgtttaaatattgatGAGGTGAGAGTAACAGGCCGCCAAATATCTTAGTTTTCCCGCAACAAAACTCCAGTTCTAGTGATGGTGTAATTTACGCAGTGTTTTGTTAGATCAGTGTTTtatcagatagatagatagatagatagatagatagatagatagatagatagatagatagatagatagatagatagatagatagatagatagatagatagatagatagatagacagatagatagacagatagataatACGAGATAGTGTTTCTGACCCTCCTTGCTGAATGAATGCTGATGGTCATCTGTTGACACAGGAACATACACTGAACTGATAGAACTTCAGAGAAAAGGGCGGCCTGAGTTGTGGGGTTTTATTCCTCTGGGATCTGAACAGCATGCGAcgagagagaggcagaagggAGAATAGACAGAGGAATCCCCTGACACAGCTGCCTATGCAGAAACATGGAGAAGGGAGGCAAGACCATGAGGGCTTAAAGGGAACGGAACgtccctgtgtgtccctgtgcgTAGCTGTGTGGAATGGAGCGTGAAAGGCTGGGATGCTGAGTCCCAGCTGTGCCCTCTGTCCTGGGACTCCAGCGAGGCTCAGAGGAGCCCTTTCTAAAGGCCCTCCAGGCAACGCGAGCAATTCACAGCCAGAACGGCCTCATCAAATAGACACAAAACTCCCCTTTGACCGATAAATAATTACTGAAGCAACTGAGTTGGCacagtgtttctagtttttcACAGGCAGGGACATATTACATAGTACTCCTAGTTTTACACCACTTCTCAAATTGTTGTCACAGCCTGATGCAAATCTCCAGCTGAATAACAAATACAGATTTGATTGTGGGCTGTCATGAAATGTTAAAGTAAACTAAATACAGTCTACTGAGCCATGAATGACCCATCTGAttattatatgaaatattgaaGATGGGCTCTCCTCATATGCCAGTGCTGGTCATTTCatctcagcagcaaacacaactGATTAAACAGCTACTGCAGTTAAAAGTCACTGCACTTCTATGAAACCACTGAAGGTTACAAAgcacacaaaaagacattttagtaTTGCCTGTGATCTTTACGACCACTGTCTGTCACATTAACGGATCCCTAAATCATTTCTAATCTATGTCAGTTAAGATCCTTTGATTTTGTTCACCATCACTATTCCTGGCTCTAGATTACTAGAGAGCCTATTGATGGTGTCCACTGGACATGGTGTCAGCCCCCATAGTGTTCACCAAAAGAGTTGAACTAGGAGGTGCCTCTCTAGAGAATGCACAGCCCTTACAGGAAATAATACAAGAATAAATCTAGCTATGCAGCATTAGTGGAGGAAATACAATTACAGCGGTGCACTATCTAGATCAGCTGATGAAACCAGGAGGGATCAGGTCTGCCCCTCCATCTTATAccctagattttttttttttattaacttaaCCTAACTCATATGTAGGGTTAGGTTTAAAAACAAGTGACTAACAACATCATTCCACCTGTGAGATCTCAACATATCACACACTTGTCTCCATCAGTGAATTACTTGTGGGTGTTGTCAATTCATTGTCCATGCCAGCCTACCAAGACTGGCTTGATCCAATAAAGCATTTCAATAAACGTACAGCACGAAGCCCAATAAAAGGAGGAATCTCATCTGTGCTGTGAGGTTCTCTGGGGGAATAAAGCTACCTGAACACAGCCGACATTATTTATACCTGAAAAAGCATTGCtgtatttgtgaaataaaataatacctTCAAAGGccaaacacagtaaaaacaacagtgaataGAGACAGGCAGAAACTGTAGTAACCATGCTCTACAGCCTGTTCTCCATATTCGAGCGGAAGACATCCAGCAATATATTACTGCAAAAGCAGATTCCTTGTCCTCTGCTCTTCCAAAGCAACATCTTGTGAATTATTAAAACCACTTAACAGGTCATTCCTATGCAGTACTGTCCTTGGTTTTATTCAAAACTATTTCTGTAGTATTTAGCCTCTGTACACTTTGGTGTTGCTCAGATTATTGTGTATAAACTCACATCACTTTGTCTTTGTATATCTCTCTTATTCCATACACCTAAATATACAGGCCATATATACAGTAAAGGTAAATGGTGGTGGTTGAGTTTTGTGAATTTACATCTCAACCCAGGACCTGAGcacgtcagtgtgtgtgtactgtatgtcagAGGTGGCATGAGGTGAATCTTAATGTTGACTTCATTGCACATGACAACCTGTGATACATCTCAAGATACAGAGATAAATTCAGTGATGTAGTTGTTTTAATACTATAGATGGTACACTATGACCTTAAGTCAGTGACCACTATGTGGcaaaaatactgtatatcaaataaatgaatattaaatcattttctatAGATGTTAATTACTCCTCATCTTATCATGATTTATTATCAATTGATGAATACCATTAACTAGTAATTATGCATTTTTGGAGAGTAATGACCTGATACACATTTATGTAGGATAATCAAACACGGTGTTGTTAATGTAAATTGGGTTAACTGAATTTATGTCAATTACATCCCTTCCTAAACTAATGGAAGCCGTTTTGCAATTATCATATtatctttgttatttttgtggCATGACAGTGTGTGCACAGCACAATAGTTGGCACCAACATAATTTTAAtgccaacattagcattcagGGTGATGACAGACACCTGCTGTGCCTTGTGAAAATGGGATGCACCTGCCACACACCAcacgatgctgctgctgtatccTGTTatccagaaaaaacaaaaagaaatctgcaaGGAGATTTCGAAATGAAGGAGCAGACTGATGACACGTAGCAAGATGTGGGCAGGGTGAGGGAAAAAAGGAGCACAGGTTAAGCAGTTGATTGACAAGCAAATAAACAGAGCGCTTAACACCTCTCTTTAACAGTCCAAGCCGATagcttcctccttcctcctcagtTGCACCTGGCTTTGAGTCTGATTTATGAAAGATGTctttatcatttcttttcttactTTGGAGCCTGTTTCTCATTAAAAAGAATATTCTTTTACAACAAAATGGGTCTCAACCCTATGCCAGTGCTTGTGTGATTCCACATGAGTAGCGTTAATTTAACACTTTCTGGTTGTAACCTTCCCCTCAGAGCCATATCAGCTCTATGGATGAACAAACATTCGAATAAACATTTTCTAATGCCAAAAAAATGCCACTGAAAAATATCAACATTAACTGGGACTTGAGCTGTGCGTGAACATTAATACCGACCCTGCTGTGAAATTGAGGACGGCGCTTTTGATGGTGTATGGCaacatttatttagaaatgtagGTTAAATTTTCTGTTGCATAAAGTTAACTCTAATCATTGAGCATCACTGATTAATATCTGTAAAATATAGGATAGATGAAGGCGTAAGAGCCAGAAAAGCTCTTTCCTAAACATTGTTTGGGTTTATTAAAGTGAATTTCTcacctctctttcctcctccaggtgCAGACCACAACCATGTGCATCTCTGTCAGTCTGAGTGGGTCGGTGGTGTTGGGCTGCCTCTTTGCTCCCAAGGTCCACATCATCCTGTTCCAGCCGCAGAAGAATGTAAGCACTCTGAGAGTGGCCACCACCCGCTTCAGTGTCACCACAGGCCCAGGATCCAGTTTCTCTCAAGGTACCGCCTGATATACCACAACACCAAACTCTATTGAAATGTGGCATTGTTACGTTAGTCTTTCATTCACTACTTTAGCACTATTTCAGGCCACCTTTATGTCACACCTCTAACACGGACTGTTTTATTCTCTTAACCTTTATGCAAATCATGCATGGTTTAATTTAGATCAACCAAACAAGCCTAACAGTTTGTTTGCTGTTCCCACCatataaaatacagaatacTTCAGTCATTTccataaatctaaaaaaaactctaattgacagagaagacagaggtCATCCATTACTGTTTCTGGATAATCAatttaaaatatgatattaacACATGACAGTAAATCAGTAGATTTCATGCTTGATTATCATACCACTAAATCATCTGAGTACATGGTCCTCTACTCCGAAGCTCAGTGGGAAAAGGAAAGGTCCAAGGTGACATATGTTACAAACTATATCTGCATTGTTGGTGTAATCCCAAagaactttttctgttttgcagcaTCAGCCTCCAATGTTGTTCCGACGGTGTGTAACGGAAGAGAAGTGGTGGACTCCACAACGTCCTCCTTGTGAAGATTAGCAGAGTTCCTTTGCCAAGCATTGTAAACAGAGTTATATAATCACTAGTCCTGAATCAGGTGTCTCAGATATTAAAGAGGTCATACAGACGATCGTCCTGACTTTGTTGTCCTCAAAGTGCTGTGAGTACAATGTcccaattattttattttgttctttgaCTCGTAGCGATT
This region of Pempheris klunzingeri isolate RE-2024b chromosome 2, fPemKlu1.hap1, whole genome shotgun sequence genomic DNA includes:
- the grm2a gene encoding metabotropic glutamate receptor 2, producing the protein MSLGKSPVLGVRPVPRPLWLSHLSLLCLCVSLFAQAPQGLPVVGYNADSKREITLDGDLMIGGLFPVHQKGEGAEDCGKINAQRGIQRLEAMLLALDEINKDDRILPGIRLGAHILDTCSKDTYALEQSLEFVRASLTKVDDSEYTCPDGSYAIHDDVPLAISGVIGGSYSDVSIQVANLLRLFQIPQISYASTSAKLSDKTRYDYFARTVPPDFYQAKAMAEILRYFNWTYVSTVASEGDYGETGIDAFQQEARARQICIATSAKVSRSMSRWSYENVIRSLQQKSNAKVVILFTRSEDARELLVAANRMNVTFTWVASDGWGAQESVVRGSEAVADGAFTIELASYPIPQFNDYFTALHPYNNTRNPWFREFWENQFQCSLHDLGCGKHSLRETPFQPESKIMFVVNAVYAMAAALHNMRQALCPNSTKVCDALKPGNGRKFYRDYILKVKFDAPFRPPDTENVVRFDAFGDSLGRYNIFHYHKEGERYVYRKVGYWAQSLTLNTSLIPWAGQVAPTSQCSDPCRKNEVKSMQPGDVCCWICIPCQPYQFLQDEFTCADCSFGQWPLANLTGCYDLPEEYIRWEDAWAIGPVTISCLGMMCTLFVIGLFLKHNETPVVKASGRELSYILLLGVLMCYSMTFIYIAKPSTAVCTLRRLGLGTSFAVCYSALLTKTNRIARIFSGVKDGAQRPRFISPASQVAICGALISCQLVVVVVWLLVEAPGVRKEVSPEKRDVVTLKCNSKDSSMLMSLIYNCILIILCTVYAFKTRKCPENFNEAKFIGFTMYTTCIIWLAFQPIFYVTASDYRVQTTTMCISVSLSGSVVLGCLFAPKVHIILFQPQKNVSTLRVATTRFSVTTGPGSSFSQASASNVVPTVCNGREVVDSTTSSL